The following nucleotide sequence is from Streptomyces xiamenensis.
GCACGCTGCGGGAGCTGACCGGCCTGACGGTGCGGGCCCGGGGATGGCACCGGCCGGTGGTCCCGCTGCGGTTGCCGGGCAAGGTCATCGGCGCGGTGCGCGCGGGCGGGCTGCTCACGCCGGAACACGCGGATGGGCGGGGCACTTTCGAGGAGTTCCTGGCCGCGCGGGGCGCGATGCGGTGAGGGTCCCCCGGATGGCCGTACGATGGCGCGGTGCTGGTCAAGTGGATGCGCTGCACCGTGATCGACCGAAGCGGCTTTCATCGGGGGCAGCAGGGATGGGCGGTTCTGCCCGGTGAGCCGGGATTCCGGGGGCAGGGCGGCGGCTGGAGCCGGCGGGAACCGGGGGTGGTGCATCTGTTCGCGTTCTGGGAGAGCCGTTCGCTGTACGAGTCCTTCATGGCGCACTCCCACGAGCGGTTGGCGGCCGCGCACCGGGACAGTTACCGGAACATGGCGGTGCGGCTGTTCGAGTACCGCTTCGACGTGAAGATGGGCTTCGAGCCGCGGTTCACGGATGCCGACCTGCTGCGGGTGGCGCACTGCCGGGTGCACGAGGACCGCGCCGAGCACTTCGCGCTGATGCAGGAGCGGGTGTGGAACCCGGCGATGGCCGGTTCGCCCGGGATGCTGCGCGGGGTCTTCGCCGAGGCGGCGCAGGATCACGAGTTCCTGGTGCTGTCGATGTGGAACTCGGCGGCCGAACGCGCCAAGTACCGGGCCGAACGGGTGGAACGGCTGGGCGTGCGCGCCCAGACCGGGGACGACGTCGCCTCGCTCACCGGTGACGTCATCGATGTGGAGCCGTCCTGGACGGTGTGACCCGTTCGAGCGGTACGGGCGGCACGGCCTGCCGGGAACTAGGCTGACCGTATGGCACAGCCCAGGCGCATTGTTCTGCTCCGGCACGGAGAGTCACAGGGGAACTACGACGACTCGGTCTACGAGCGCATCCCCGACCATGCCCTGGAACTGACCGAGAAGGGGCGCCATCAGGCGGCGGAGGCCGGCACCCGGCTGCGGGAGGTCTTCGACGGGGAGGGCGTCTCGGCGTACGTCTCCCCCTACCGGCGCACCCTGCAGACCTTCCATCTGCTGGGGCTGGACCCCACGCTGGTACGGGTGCGCGAGGAGCCGCGGCTGCGGGAGCAGGACTGGGGCAACTGGCAGGACCGCGAGGACGTACGGCGGCAGAAGCGCGCCAGGGACGCCTACGGGCACTTCTTCTACCGTTTCGCACAAGGGGAGTCGGGCGCGGACGTGTACGACCGGGTGGGTGCCTTCCTGGAGAGTCTGTGGCGCAGTTTCGAGTCGCCCGACCATCCGCCCAATGTGCTGCTGGTGACCCACGGGCTGACCATGCGGCTGTTCTGCATGCGCTGGCTGCACTGGTCGGTGGCCGAGTTCGAGTCGCTCTCCAACCCGGGCAACGGGGAGACCAGGGAACTGCGTCTGGGGCGGGACGGCCGCTACCACATCGACCGTCCCTTCGAGCACTGGCACACTCCGGAACGCCCCTTCGAGAGCGCCGGTACGAGACCGCCCAGCCGTCCGTGAACAGCCCGCCCGGGCCCCGCGGTACGGGGCCGGCACGGGCGCCGACTAGGCTGGGAAGTGCCATGGCCTACGAACCTCCTACTCATCGTGTCGAGCGGTCGCTGCGCGCCACCACCGGAGCGCGGATCGTCGCGGGGGTGGACGAGGTCGGCCGCGGTGCCTGGGCCGGCCCGGTCACCGTGTGCGCCGCCGTCACCGGACTGCGCCGCCCGCCCGAGGGGCTGACGGACTCCAAACTGCTCACCCCCGCCCGCCGGGTCGCGCTCGCCGAGGTGCTCGGGGGCTGGGTGACGTCCCATGCCCTGGGTCACGCATCGCCGCAGGAGATCGACGCGCTGGGCATGACGGCCGCGCTGCGGCTGGCCGCGGTGCGCGCCCTGGAGGCGCTGCCGGAACGGCCCGACGCGGTGATCCTCGACGGAAAGCACGACTATCTGGGCGCGCCCTGGCAGGTCCGCACGGTGATCAAGGGCGATCTGTCCTGCGTGGCGGTCGCCGCGGCCTCGGTCATCGCCAAGGTGCACCGGGACGCGATGCTCGCCGAACTGGGCCGCGAGCACCCCGCCTTCGGGTTCGACAGCAACGCCGGTTATCCCTCACCGGTGCACCGGGCCGCGCTCGAGGAGCAGGGCCCCACCGCACACCACCGCCTTTCCTGGGCCTACCTCGACCAACTGCCGCGCTGGCGCCACCTGAAGCTGCCGCCGCACCGGGAGGCTCCGGGGCGGGAGTCGCTGGAGGACGCCGGCCAGCTGGGCTTCTTCTGACGCCGGGGCCCGCTCACGCCTGCACGGCGAGCACCAGCGGCAGGACCGCCGTGGCGCCGGAGGTACGCAGCAGCCTGGCCGCCACCGCCAGCGTCCATCCCGACTCCGTGTAGTCGTCCACCAGCAGGACCGGACCTCCGGCCGAGCGCAGCGCCTCGGCCAGCGAGGCCGACAGCTCCAGTGAGCCGTGCAGCGCGCGCAGCCGCTGGGCGCTGTTGCCGGGTGCGACCGGCCCCGCCGAGCCGTTGTGGTGCACGGTGCCCAGCAGGGGGAGCCGGCCCACGGTGGCGATCCGTTCACCGAGCGAGTGCACCAGGCGCGGCCTGGTTCTGGAGTCCAGTACCACCACCCCGACCGGCCTGGCGGGGGCATCCGGGTCGTCCGAGGCCCAGCCGCCGGGGCCCTTGGCCCAGTCCGCGAGCACGGTGACCACGGCCTGGGCCACATCGTCGGGGACCGGGCCGTCCCCCGCGTCCGGGGTCAGCATCGGGCGCAGCCGATTGCCCCAGCCGATGTCGGAGAGCCGTCCCAGGGCCCGCCCCGGGGACGCCTGTTCCTGCGGCGGGATGCGCCCCTTGAGGTCGAGACCGATCGAAGGCAGCCCGGTGGGCCACATCCGGCGCGGCTCCACGGCGGTTCCGGGCCTGGTCAGCTCGCCGTGGGCCGCGGCCAGGGACCCGGGGGCGACGACCGCGTCGAAGCGGGCGCCCGCGCAGTTGTCGCAGCGGCTGCAGGCGGTGGCCTCCGGATCGTCCAGCTGCCGGCGCAGGAACTCCATCCGGCAGCCGTCCGCCGAGACGTAGTCGCGCATGGCCTGCTGCTCGGTCGCCCGCTGCCGGGCCACCCAGGCGTAGCGCCGCGTGTCGTACTCCCAGGGCTGCCCGGTGGCGATCCAGCCACCGCGCACCCGCCGTACCGCGCCGTCCACATCGAGGACCTTGAGCATCATCTCCAGCCGGGAGCGGCGCAGATCCACCAGAGGCTCCAGCGCGGGCAGCGACATCGGCGCGCCGGCGTCCTCCAGCGCGCGCAGGGTGCCGCGCACCTGTTCCTCGGCGGGGAAGGCCAACGAGGCGAAGTAGCGCCAGATGGCCTCGTCCTCGGGCCCGGGCAGCAGCAGGACCTCGGCCTGCTCCAGGGCGCGCCCGGCGCGGCCGATCTGCTGGTAGTAGGCGATGGGTGAGGAGGGGGAGCCCAGATGGACGACGAAGCCCAGGTCCGGCTTGTCGAATCCCATGCCCAGCGCGGAGGTCGCGACCAGCGCCTTGACCCGGTTGGCCAGCAGGTCGGCTTCGGCGGCCTCGCGGTCGGCGTTCTCGGTGCGTCCGGTGTAGGAGGAGACGCGGTGGCCCCGCGCGCGCAGATAAGCGGTGACCTCTTCGGCGGCGGCCACGGTGAGGGCGTAGATGATGCCGGAGCCCGGCAACTGCTCCAGGTGTCCGTCCAGCCAGGCGAGCCGGTGCGCGGCATCCGGCAGCCGCAGGACGGACAGCCGCAGGCTCTCGCGCTCCAGCGGCCCGCGCAGCACCAGGGTCTCGCCGTCGCCGGCGGTGCTCGTCTCCAGCTGTTCGGCGACATCGGCGGTCACCCGGGCGTTGGCGGTGGCGGTGGTGGCCAGTACCGGCACTCCGGTGGGCAGTTCGGTCAGCAGGGTGCGCAGCCTGCGGTAGTCGGGGCGGAAGTCGTGGCCCCAGTCGGAGATGCAGTGGGCCTCGTCGACCACCAGCAGACCCGTGGAGGAGGCCAGTTCGGGAAGCACTTCGTCACGGAAGTCCGGGGAGTTGAGCCGTTCGGGAGAGACCAGCAGGACATCCACGTCGCCCGCCGCCACCTCTTCACGGATGGTGGCCCACTCCTGCGGATTGGCCGAGTTGATCGTGCGGGCCCGGATGCCGGCCAGTTCCGCGGCGTCGATCTGGTTGCGCATGAGCGCGAGGAGCGGCGAGATGATCACGGTGGGCCCGCGGCCCCGCTCGCGCAGCAGGGCGGTGGCCACGAAGTAGACGGCCGATTTGCCCCAGCCGGTGCGCTGGACGACCAGGGCCCTGCGCCGGTGGGCCACCAGCGCTTCCACGGCGCGCCACTGATCGGGGCGCAGCCGGGCGGCGCCGGTGGTGTCGGCCACCAGTCGCGCGAGCACGGCGTCGGCGGCCGTGCGCAGGTCCTCGGTCTCGGACGGGGAGAGCGGGGCGGGCCCCGCGGTGGTCTGCTGCTCCATGCGCCCCATGCAAACGGAAAGGGCGGCCGGATGCGAATGCGGGGCTGTGGAAAACCGAGCCGAACATCAGTAAATAGCTCAGTATGTCCAGGGTTGTGGATAACTTTCAGCACAGATCGCGTGATCTCAGGCACAGTCATCGCATGACTCCACACAGCAACACCACGCAGCCCGTCACCGCCCTCGACTCCGATGTCACCCTGCGCAGCCCGGGCGACCTCGCGGACGCCCTTCCCTATCTGCTCGGCTACCACCCCGAGGACTGCATCGTGATCGCCGGCCTCTACGGAGCGCGCGGCCGGGTCATCGGCCGGATCCGCGCCGCACTGCCCGCCGACCCGGCCGAATGGCCCCTCCAGGCCGACGCGCTGGCTGCCGCTCTGGTGAGCGGCGGTCCGGTCGGCCCCGAGC
It contains:
- a CDS encoding ribonuclease HII — protein: MAYEPPTHRVERSLRATTGARIVAGVDEVGRGAWAGPVTVCAAVTGLRRPPEGLTDSKLLTPARRVALAEVLGGWVTSHALGHASPQEIDALGMTAALRLAAVRALEALPERPDAVILDGKHDYLGAPWQVRTVIKGDLSCVAVAAASVIAKVHRDAMLAELGREHPAFGFDSNAGYPSPVHRAALEEQGPTAHHRLSWAYLDQLPRWRHLKLPPHREAPGRESLEDAGQLGFF
- a CDS encoding histidine phosphatase family protein gives rise to the protein MAQPRRIVLLRHGESQGNYDDSVYERIPDHALELTEKGRHQAAEAGTRLREVFDGEGVSAYVSPYRRTLQTFHLLGLDPTLVRVREEPRLREQDWGNWQDREDVRRQKRARDAYGHFFYRFAQGESGADVYDRVGAFLESLWRSFESPDHPPNVLLVTHGLTMRLFCMRWLHWSVAEFESLSNPGNGETRELRLGRDGRYHIDRPFEHWHTPERPFESAGTRPPSRP
- a CDS encoding RecQ family ATP-dependent DNA helicase, with protein sequence MGRMEQQTTAGPAPLSPSETEDLRTAADAVLARLVADTTGAARLRPDQWRAVEALVAHRRRALVVQRTGWGKSAVYFVATALLRERGRGPTVIISPLLALMRNQIDAAELAGIRARTINSANPQEWATIREEVAAGDVDVLLVSPERLNSPDFRDEVLPELASSTGLLVVDEAHCISDWGHDFRPDYRRLRTLLTELPTGVPVLATTATANARVTADVAEQLETSTAGDGETLVLRGPLERESLRLSVLRLPDAAHRLAWLDGHLEQLPGSGIIYALTVAAAEEVTAYLRARGHRVSSYTGRTENADREAAEADLLANRVKALVATSALGMGFDKPDLGFVVHLGSPSSPIAYYQQIGRAGRALEQAEVLLLPGPEDEAIWRYFASLAFPAEEQVRGTLRALEDAGAPMSLPALEPLVDLRRSRLEMMLKVLDVDGAVRRVRGGWIATGQPWEYDTRRYAWVARQRATEQQAMRDYVSADGCRMEFLRRQLDDPEATACSRCDNCAGARFDAVVAPGSLAAAHGELTRPGTAVEPRRMWPTGLPSIGLDLKGRIPPQEQASPGRALGRLSDIGWGNRLRPMLTPDAGDGPVPDDVAQAVVTVLADWAKGPGGWASDDPDAPARPVGVVVLDSRTRPRLVHSLGERIATVGRLPLLGTVHHNGSAGPVAPGNSAQRLRALHGSLELSASLAEALRSAGGPVLLVDDYTESGWTLAVAARLLRTSGATAVLPLVLAVQA
- a CDS encoding YdbC family protein codes for the protein MLVKWMRCTVIDRSGFHRGQQGWAVLPGEPGFRGQGGGWSRREPGVVHLFAFWESRSLYESFMAHSHERLAAAHRDSYRNMAVRLFEYRFDVKMGFEPRFTDADLLRVAHCRVHEDRAEHFALMQERVWNPAMAGSPGMLRGVFAEAAQDHEFLVLSMWNSAAERAKYRAERVERLGVRAQTGDDVASLTGDVIDVEPSWTV